From a single Theropithecus gelada isolate Dixy chromosome 10, Tgel_1.0, whole genome shotgun sequence genomic region:
- the NNAT gene encoding neuronatin isoform X2: MAAVAAASAELLIIGWYIFRVLLQGGSWVSRRRCSGTPCRSWRTRCRGPGGRCWGSAGSEPPTEAPAPSPGRPYHQVLLCISASTGASAAQEWGVPCAPSPEEHLARSVRGQ, encoded by the exons ATGGCGGCAGTGGCGGCAGCCTCGGCTGAACTGCTCATCATCGGCTGGTACATCTTCCGTGTGCTGCTGCAG GGTGGGTCCTGGGTTTCTCGCCGCAGGTGTTCAGGTACTCCCTGCAGAAGCTGGCGTACACGGTGTCGCGGACCGGGCGGCAGGTGTTGGGGGAGCGCAGGCAGCGAGCCCCCAACTGaggccccagctcccagccctggGCGGCCGTATCATCAGGTGCTCCTGTGCATCTCAGCCAGCACGGGAGCTAGTGCCGCACAGGAATGGGGGGTCCCCTGTGCTCCCTCGCCAGAGGAGCACTTGGCAAGGTCAGTGAGGGGCCAGTAG
- the NNAT gene encoding neuronatin isoform X1, which produces MAAVAAASAELLIIGWYIFRVLLQVFLECCIYWVGFAFRNPPGTQPIARSVQVLPAEAGVHGVADRAAGVGGAQAASPQLRPQLPALGGRIIRCSCASQPARELVPHRNGGSPVLPRQRSTWQGQ; this is translated from the exons ATGGCGGCAGTGGCGGCAGCCTCGGCTGAACTGCTCATCATCGGCTGGTACATCTTCCGTGTGCTGCTGCAG GTGTTCCTGGAATGCTGCATTTACTGGGTAGGATTCGCTTTTCGAAATCCTCCAGGGACACAGCCCATTGCGAGAA GTGTTCAGGTACTCCCTGCAGAAGCTGGCGTACACGGTGTCGCGGACCGGGCGGCAGGTGTTGGGGGAGCGCAGGCAGCGAGCCCCCAACTGaggccccagctcccagccctggGCGGCCGTATCATCAGGTGCTCCTGTGCATCTCAGCCAGCACGGGAGCTAGTGCCGCACAGGAATGGGGGGTCCCCTGTGCTCCCTCGCCAGAGGAGCACTTGGCAAGGTCAGTGA
- the NNAT gene encoding neuronatin isoform X3 yields MAAVAAASAELLIIGWYIFRVLLQVFLECCIYWVGFAFRNPPGTQPIARSEVFRYSLQKLAYTVSRTGRQVLGERRQRAPN; encoded by the exons ATGGCGGCAGTGGCGGCAGCCTCGGCTGAACTGCTCATCATCGGCTGGTACATCTTCCGTGTGCTGCTGCAG GTGTTCCTGGAATGCTGCATTTACTGGGTAGGATTCGCTTTTCGAAATCCTCCAGGGACACAGCCCATTGCGAGAAGTGAG GTGTTCAGGTACTCCCTGCAGAAGCTGGCGTACACGGTGTCGCGGACCGGGCGGCAGGTGTTGGGGGAGCGCAGGCAGCGAGCCCCCAACTGa
- the NNAT gene encoding neuronatin isoform X4, whose protein sequence is MAAVAAASAELLIIGWYIFRVLLQVFRYSLQKLAYTVSRTGRQVLGERRQRAPN, encoded by the exons ATGGCGGCAGTGGCGGCAGCCTCGGCTGAACTGCTCATCATCGGCTGGTACATCTTCCGTGTGCTGCTGCAG GTGTTCAGGTACTCCCTGCAGAAGCTGGCGTACACGGTGTCGCGGACCGGGCGGCAGGTGTTGGGGGAGCGCAGGCAGCGAGCCCCCAACTGa
- the BLCAP gene encoding bladder cancer-associated protein codes for MYCLQWLLPVLLIPKPLNPALWFSHSMFMGFYLLSFLLERKPCTICALVFLAALFLICYSCWGNCFLYHCSDSPLPESAHDPGVVGT; via the coding sequence ATGTATTGCCTCCAGTGGCTGCTGCCCGTCCTCCTCATCCCCAAGCCCCTCAACCCCGCCCTGTGGTTCAGCCACTCCATGTTCATGGGCTTCTACCTGCTCAGCTTCCTCCTGGAACGGAAGCCTTGCACAATTTGTGCCTTGGTTTTCCTGGCAGCCCTTTTCCTTATCTGCTATAGCTGCTGGGGAAACTGTTTCCTGTACCACTGCTCCGATTCACCGCTTCCAGAATCGGCGCATGATCCCGGCGTTGTGGGCACCTAA